Genomic window (Chryseobacterium bernardetii):
ATATAAACTGATATTAATCAGCTTGTAATCAAAGTATTAATCATTGAAAATGGGACAATAAAATTTGGAGAGGATAAAAAGGTAGTCTGACTTATTAGGCAAACACTCTAGTAAAAGAAAAGCACCGAGAGAGAGTCCGGTGCTTCACTAAATTTTGATTACCTTCTAAGGAGGAAGATAACACTAAAATAAAATTTAATTCTGATATTCCTTCTGAAAAAGAAAAAATACAATAGCCTTTTCTCTGGTCTATTAAATTGAAGATGGAATTATTGATTTAAATGTTCAAGCCTGTAATTGTTTTTAATCGGCCTATTTAAAAAGGTACTGTGCAAAAACAGGAGCTGTTCATCTGTAAGGTTTATTCTACGTGATTTTAGGTTATGGACATTCTATTAAAACTTGCCATCCCAATGATAGGTATAATATCATTTTTTGATTGGGTAGCCATGCCACTGATACCTAGTGTTTTTGGCTTAAAAATTATAAGAATTGCCAAACATTTGATGTCATTATTTGTTTTAAATGTACTCGCTCCCATTAATACGATTAGTAACGTTTTGGCTGGGTATATTGCCCAGCCTCTTTTTTGATTTCACCTTCTAATAAATACAAATTATTGTCTCACTGTTATTTCATTCCTATAATATTGATATTTACCTACTTTGCAAAGTGACCGTACCACGTAGGGTAAATCAATGATTATTGCGCTATATATTTGTATAATTGATAAATTTACTTAGTATAAATATTCAAAGTTAATCGCTATGGCTGAGCCAGAAAATATAGAGGATCTGAAAATCGAATTACAACTACTAAAACATCGTGTGAAAGAGCTGACCGATTTTATCGAAAACGGGAGTATGCCCCTTCACTGGGTAAATGAACACGGTATTATTATTTGGGCCAACCAGGCTGAACTTGATCTTCTGGGATATCTCAAAGAAGAGTACGTAGGTTTTCCGATCGAGAATTTTCATGCGGATAGTGAGGTAATTTCGGACCTATTGGTTAAACTTTCCAATAATGAAACTATACAGGATTTTCCAGCCAGGCTACTGTCAAAAAATGGGGATATAAAGTACGTAAGAATCAGTTCAAATGTGCTTTTAGAAGATGGAAAATTTATCCATACACGATGTTTCACAAGAGATGTGACAGAATTGGTCAAAGAAGAAAAACGCAAGAATGAACTCCACCATCTACTTAAGGAAAGTGCAGAACGGTTACAGCTTGCGATTTCCGCATCTAATATGGGGATTTGGGAATTAGATTTGATGACCGGAAGTGTCCAGATCTCAGTTGAATTGCGAAAAATGTTGGAATTACCTCTGGATCTTGATATTGGATGCCTGCTTTCAGATTATATTTACCATGAAGATAAAGAAAAAGTGGAATCCTATATTTCCGATTTGAAATATAAGGATAAGGGTGAGTTTGATTTTATTTTTAGATTTTTAAAATCCAAAAATTTTCCTGTCTGGATCAGAGTTCAGGGAATTATACAGAAACAGGTAATAGAAGGTTTACATAGGGTAGTTGGGTGCGTCCTTGATATCACCGATCTAAAGAATTCAGAGGAATACCATTCAAAACTTGTAGCGATTGTCAACTCTTCTTTTGATGCCATAATAAGTAAAACATTGAATGGAGTAGTCAGTACCTGGAACAGTTCTGCTGAAACGATATTCGGTTACAGTGCAGATGAAATGATCGGTCAGCCGATTATCAAAATAATTCCGGAAGAACGCCTTGGGGAAGAAGATTATATATTGGAAAAACTCAGGGCTGGGGAATCTATAAATCATTTTGAAACCCAGAGGCTCACAAAATCAGGTAAACTTTTGGATGTATCCTTGACAATATCCCCAATAAAGAACGGAAATGGTGAAATAATGGGGATATCCAAAATTGCGAGAGACATTTCTGAAAAGAAACAGGAAGAAAGGCGGAAAAATGATTTTGTTTCAATGGTAAGCCATGAACTAAAAACACCGCTTACTTCGATATTATTAAGTTCGCAGGCCATGCAAAAAGGTTTTAAGAACAATAACCTGGAAATAGCAAAAAATCTTTCCGTTGGGATTGAAGGTCAGGCGAAACGGATGACCTCGATGATTCAGGATTTTCTGAACCTTGCAAAGATCGAAGAAGGCAAAATCCGCATGCGCTTTGAATATTTTCAACTTTTAGGTCTAATGGACGAGATTGTAGAGCAGGCTAAATTTCTTAGCAGAAAGCATATCATTCAGATTCAATGTGATTCCTCCCATGAAGTTCTCGCCGACCGTGATAAAATTGGTCAGGTATTAATAAATCTTTTGACCAATGCTATAAAATATTCTCCTGAAGGTGGAACTATTGTATTAGGTTGCGAGAAGCTCCATAACGGTTCATTAAGGATCTATGTCAGTGACGAAGGGGTCGGAATAAGTAAAACGGACCAGAAAGAACTTTTCAAAAGGTTTTTTAGGGTTGAAAGGAAGGAATTAGCCAATATTTCAGGATTCGGTATCGGTCTGTATATTGTAGCGGAGATATTGCATTATCATAATTCCGTTATAAGTGTGGAAAGTGAGGAAGGTGCAGGTTCTACATTTCAGTTTGTACTGGAAAATAGGAACTAAATGAAAATTAAAAGGTGTTTTTCAATTTCTTTCAATTACTCTTTTTTGCTAGGTTATCATAAGTTTTGAAATAGGAAAATGTAGGATAGTTATTACCTCAAAAGTCCAATGAAAAACAAGTTAAAGACATCCGGTATACCTTCGATGGTATAACAGTAAAATCTTTAAAATTTGTAGGGCTATGGGAAAATTTACATCTGCAAAAAAGAAAAAATCAATCAATGCAGAGATGTTAAAACATTCTACATTCATTGAGTTGGAAGAAATACCTTTTGAACAATTTTTAGAAACCGTTCGTAGCACCGGCCGGGTTGTTAGCGAAGAGGAAGCAAAGGAAATGCTTGAGATTTTATATACTTTAGCAAGAATTACAATAAAACAGTTCTTCTCCCCCGATTAATCTATTTTTTGTAGCTTTGTATAATTGTGACTGATGATTGAACAATTTGATATCCAGTGAATTGTTGCATCAGCTTAACCAAGTATAATTTTCAAAAATTTTTTCTGATGAGAAAGACTTCAATTTTAATGAGGGCTAATATTCGTATTAGATTTCCTACCAATTGGGATTTACAAATCTCTGTTTTCAATTCAAAAATTTTAAACTTAATATATGCTTATGAAGAAGAATTTTAGCAGTAAGATAGCGGATCTTTATATTCGTGTATCGACAGATGAACAGGCAGACAAAGGATATTCACAACGAGATCAGGCGGAGCGTTTGCAGGCATATTGTGCGAAATACGATATAGCCGTAGATAACGTTTTTTTCGAAGATCACTCTGCAAAAAACTTTGATCGTCCTGAATGGAGCAAATACCTGAAAAATCTTAAAAAAAGAAATAAAAGAGACAGGGAGCCTCGATTAGTTCTATTTACTAAGTGGGACAGGTTTAGTAGAAATGTCGGTGAGGCTTATCACATGATCAGTGTTCTCGAAGGTTTGGAGGTAGAGACACAAGCTATAGAGCAACCTTTAGATCTAAAAATTCCTGAAAATAAGATTGTGTTAGCTATATACCTTTCAACACCTGAAGTAGAAAATGATCGTAGGGCTTTAAATGTATTTTATGGGATGAGACGTGCGCGAAAGGAAGGGCGTATTATGGGTATTCCGCCTTATGGTTATATTAATAGGTGTACCGAAGACGGTGCGAAATACATAGGTGTCAGACATCCGGAAGCAGATAATATAGTGTGGGCATTTGAGGAAATCGCAAAAGGAGAATTACCTTCTGAGCATATTCGTTTGCTTATGAATAAAAGAGAAGGGAAGGATCTGACAAGAAATGCTTTTATGGTAGCTGTCAGAAATCCTGTGTACACTGGAAAGGTTTTCATCCCCGAATTTGAAAATGAGGAAGCCCATTTTGTTAAAGGAAAGCATCTACCTTTAATTACGGAGGAGCTTTTTGAAAAGGTGCAGATCGTTTTAGATGGTAAAGGTAGGAAAAGCAAATCTGAGCACGGAGAAAATCGGGTTTTGCAGAATGAGAATTTTCCATTGCGTGGCGTCTTGATTTGTCCACGTTGTGGTAAAACGTTGACAGCAAGTACATCGCAAGGCAATACGAAGCGTTACAACTATTATCATTGTAATTCAAAATGTGGTTTCCGCCATAACTCTGATATAGTCAATAATAAGTTTGTTGAAACTCTTCGAGAGTTTGAAATTCTTCCCGAGTACAGAGACACGTTAAAGATAGTTGTTTTAAAAAATTACAAAAAGCATTGTGGTAATGTTGATGATGAGAGAAAAGCTGTTGTTGAGGAAATGGAGAATGTTAATCAAAAACTTAGTAAAGCCAGAAATTTATTTTTATCAGATCGATTAGACGAGGATGATTATAATGAAGTAAAGGTCGAATGTAAAAAAAGAAGCGATGAACTTGATGAGAGTTTGAAAAGTTTAACAAAGGCTAGCAAGGATCAAGATGTGCCTGGTAAACTTTCATTAGCTATCGAAAGTATCGCTAATATAGCACAGAGGTACAATGATTCATGTGTGGAAGATAAAAGAAAGATCGCCAGTTCACTTTACTACCATAAATTAGAGTTTGACGGCAAGAACTTTCGAACCCCAAAATCAAATGCATTTTTGAATCTAATTAGACTGAGTAAGAGGGGGTTAGGTGATAAAAAAAATCGTCATCAAAGCTGTAAAAACTCTGATGACGATGAAGTGAGCGCGAAAGGATTCGAACCTTTGACCGTCTGCTTAGAAGGCAGATGCTCTATCCAGCTGAGCTACGCACCCTTAGAAGTTGATTCTCGCTTAGTAATAAGCACATTAAAAAAAGTCGGGGCGGCAGGATTCGAACCTGCGACCTCCTGGTCCCAAACCAGGCGCGATGACCGGACTACGCTACGCCCCGAATATATAAGAGAGCGGAGGG
Coding sequences:
- a CDS encoding PAS domain-containing sensor histidine kinase, with translation MAEPENIEDLKIELQLLKHRVKELTDFIENGSMPLHWVNEHGIIIWANQAELDLLGYLKEEYVGFPIENFHADSEVISDLLVKLSNNETIQDFPARLLSKNGDIKYVRISSNVLLEDGKFIHTRCFTRDVTELVKEEKRKNELHHLLKESAERLQLAISASNMGIWELDLMTGSVQISVELRKMLELPLDLDIGCLLSDYIYHEDKEKVESYISDLKYKDKGEFDFIFRFLKSKNFPVWIRVQGIIQKQVIEGLHRVVGCVLDITDLKNSEEYHSKLVAIVNSSFDAIISKTLNGVVSTWNSSAETIFGYSADEMIGQPIIKIIPEERLGEEDYILEKLRAGESINHFETQRLTKSGKLLDVSLTISPIKNGNGEIMGISKIARDISEKKQEERRKNDFVSMVSHELKTPLTSILLSSQAMQKGFKNNNLEIAKNLSVGIEGQAKRMTSMIQDFLNLAKIEEGKIRMRFEYFQLLGLMDEIVEQAKFLSRKHIIQIQCDSSHEVLADRDKIGQVLINLLTNAIKYSPEGGTIVLGCEKLHNGSLRIYVSDEGVGISKTDQKELFKRFFRVERKELANISGFGIGLYIVAEILHYHNSVISVESEEGAGSTFQFVLENRN